Within Gammaproteobacteria bacterium, the genomic segment CGGGCCAAAAACCTGACCGTCATGAACCTGCCACCGGAGACCAGTCAAACCCTGGCAAAACTGGCGCAGATCAAGATGCAGCTGCACTGCACCATTCAGGATGGCGAGATTTGGCTGGCCGACAGCAATGACAGGGTGCAGGTCAATCCAGTTACAATAAAAACCTCATCAGCACCTGATCGCTGACGCGGCGGTTCCTTGCTGAACCAGCCGCATCAAACTACTCGGCGTAGCCCGG encodes:
- a CDS encoding YaeQ family protein, with the translated sequence RAKNLTVMNLPPETSQTLAKLAQIKMQLHCTIQDGEIWLADSNDRVQVNPVTIKTSSAPDR